One window from the genome of Moraxella nasibovis encodes:
- the purD gene encoding phosphoribosylamine--glycine ligase: MNILVLGTGGREHALAWACVKDSKVNTVFVAKGNAGTAHEDKLQNVDLDMANHTAVIEFCQANDIAFVLVGPEAPLVAGIVDDLRRVGIKAWGPTQYCAQLEGSKAFAKDFMKQVGIPTAFYEVFTEITPAKDFVRSKGTPIVIKADGLAAGKGVIVAMNEEEAFSAIDDMLSGNKFGDAGSRVVIEEFLAGEEASFICMIDGDNILPMATSQDHKRIFEGDTGANTGGMGAYSPAPVVTQQVHDKVIDRVIRPVVDAMKANGTPYTGFLYAGLMINDAGDPYVIEFNCRFGDPETQPIMMRLESSLVDLIEAGLAGQLPSEAKWSDKVALGVVLASRGYPESSSKGDVITGLDETFDGVKVFHAGTKQAGDDIVTDGGRVLCVTALADSIKDAQSKALQGCQAIDFDGKQFRRDIGWRAIAR; encoded by the coding sequence ATGAACATTCTTGTATTGGGTACTGGCGGTCGTGAGCACGCACTGGCGTGGGCGTGTGTCAAAGACAGCAAAGTAAACACCGTTTTTGTTGCCAAGGGCAATGCAGGCACAGCACACGAAGATAAATTACAAAATGTGGATTTGGACATGGCAAATCACACCGCCGTGATTGAATTTTGCCAAGCCAATGACATCGCATTTGTACTGGTAGGACCTGAAGCACCGCTGGTGGCAGGCATTGTTGATGACTTACGCCGTGTGGGTATCAAAGCATGGGGTCCGACACAGTACTGCGCTCAGCTTGAAGGCTCAAAGGCATTCGCCAAAGACTTTATGAAACAAGTTGGCATTCCGACCGCCTTTTATGAAGTATTTACCGAAATCACGCCTGCCAAAGACTTTGTCCGCAGCAAAGGCACGCCGATTGTCATCAAGGCAGACGGCTTGGCAGCAGGTAAAGGCGTGATCGTCGCCATGAATGAAGAAGAAGCTTTTAGTGCCATTGATGACATGCTGTCTGGCAATAAGTTTGGCGATGCAGGCAGTCGTGTGGTGATTGAAGAATTTTTGGCAGGCGAAGAAGCGTCATTCATCTGCATGATTGACGGCGACAACATTTTGCCAATGGCGACCAGCCAAGATCACAAACGCATTTTTGAAGGCGACACTGGGGCAAATACTGGCGGTATGGGGGCGTATTCACCTGCGCCTGTCGTTACACAGCAAGTACATGATAAGGTCATTGACCGTGTCATTCGCCCTGTGGTTGATGCCATGAAGGCAAACGGCACGCCTTATACTGGCTTTTTGTATGCAGGCTTGATGATCAATGACGCAGGCGATCCGTATGTGATTGAGTTTAACTGTCGTTTTGGCGACCCAGAGACTCAGCCCATCATGATGCGTCTTGAAAGCTCGTTGGTGGATTTGATTGAAGCAGGTTTGGCAGGACAATTGCCAAGCGAAGCCAAATGGTCTGATAAAGTCGCTTTGGGCGTGGTATTGGCAAGCCGTGGCTATCCAGAGAGCAGTTCAAAAGGCGATGTGATTACAGGGCTTGATGAGACATTTGATGGCGTCAAAGTGTTCCATGCAGGCACAAAGCAAGCAGGCGATGACATTGTTACTGATGGCGGTCGTGTGCTGTGTGTGACGGCATTGGCAGACAGCATCAAAGACGCTCAAAGCAAGGCTCTACAAGGCTGTCAGGCGATTGATTTTGATGGCAAGCAATTCCGCCGTGATATTGGCTGGCGTGCGATTGCTCGCTGA
- a CDS encoding fumarylacetoacetate hydrolase family protein, translating into MPTITFNGAPHPINTIYCIGRSYVEHIHELGNAMPDEPLVFLKPNSSIVMGDTLTLPKFSDNIHHETELVLLMGEGRQIAGVAVGLDLTARDVQSVCKEKGLPWLKAKGFKNACWLGEFKPFKNKTYELFLQVNDEIRQHDTTDKMMYAFDELVAYLDELYGLTAGDVIMTGTPKGVDRLVAGDRLVVRLDDDVYHIAVQ; encoded by the coding sequence ATGCCCACCATCACTTTTAATGGCGCACCCCACCCAATCAACACCATCTACTGCATCGGTCGTAGCTATGTTGAGCACATTCATGAGCTTGGTAATGCCATGCCTGACGAGCCGTTGGTATTTTTAAAGCCAAACAGCAGTATCGTGATGGGCGATACTTTAACCCTGCCCAAGTTTTCGGACAACATCCATCATGAAACCGAGCTTGTGCTACTGATGGGCGAAGGTCGGCAGATTGCTGGTGTGGCAGTTGGGCTGGATTTGACCGCACGAGATGTGCAAAGTGTTTGCAAAGAAAAAGGCTTGCCATGGCTAAAAGCAAAAGGCTTTAAAAATGCCTGCTGGCTTGGCGAATTCAAGCCTTTTAAAAACAAGACTTATGAGCTGTTTTTGCAGGTCAATGACGAGATTCGTCAGCATGACACGACCGATAAGATGATGTATGCCTTTGATGAACTCGTGGCGTATTTGGACGAGCTGTATGGCTTGACGGCAGGCGATGTCATCATGACAGGTACACCAAAAGGGGTGGATCGTTTGGTAGCAGGGGATCGTTTGGTGGTGCGTCTTGATGATGATGTGTATCACATTGCCGTACAATAA
- a CDS encoding alpha/beta fold hydrolase yields MTTPLDAHALPESWRKFGDIDWQPSDLSPHLHQAMIDIGDGIQLCVEAGGNPDHPAMIFITGLGSQMMFWSDTLLKRFMDAGFFVIRFDNRDTGLSSKIRIDGLPKLNTLKMMMKVQAGLSNRHEPVAYTLTDMAEDVARLIKTLNLGKVNLVGASMGGMIAQIVAARYPNYIKNLVLLFTSSNRAFLRPPNPKQFMTFIRRPESHSERDMVRHSVWFMTAVGSPGHLDIKGTRAIAEKRYQRCFHPLGVAQQLNAILASGSILRFAKQIKARTLILHGNKDGLIAPSHGKFLAKVIPDATFRLIDGMGHDLPPYYYSHLVSVIGDFCRQSHHD; encoded by the coding sequence ATGACCACCCCGCTTGACGCACACGCCCTGCCAGAGTCTTGGCGCAAATTTGGCGACATCGACTGGCAACCGTCCGATTTGTCGCCACATTTGCACCAAGCCATGATCGACATCGGCGATGGCATACAGCTGTGCGTGGAAGCGGGGGGCAATCCTGACCACCCTGCCATGATTTTTATCACAGGGCTTGGCTCGCAGATGATGTTTTGGTCGGACACTCTGCTAAAACGCTTTATGGACGCAGGATTTTTCGTCATTCGTTTTGACAATCGTGATACAGGGCTGTCTAGCAAGATTCGCATTGACGGTCTGCCAAAGCTCAACACGCTCAAAATGATGATGAAGGTGCAAGCAGGACTCTCCAATCGCCACGAGCCAGTCGCCTACACGCTCACCGACATGGCAGAAGATGTGGCACGGCTGATCAAAACCCTAAATCTTGGCAAAGTCAATCTGGTCGGTGCGTCCATGGGCGGTATGATTGCTCAGATTGTCGCTGCTCGCTATCCAAACTACATAAAGAATTTGGTGTTGCTATTTACCAGTAGCAACCGTGCGTTTTTAAGACCGCCGAATCCAAAGCAATTCATGACTTTCATTCGCCGTCCTGAGAGCCACTCCGAGCGAGACATGGTGCGTCATAGCGTCTGGTTCATGACGGCGGTCGGCAGCCCCGGTCACCTTGACATCAAAGGCACCAGAGCCATCGCCGAAAAACGCTACCAACGCTGTTTTCACCCCCTAGGCGTCGCCCAGCAGCTCAATGCCATCTTGGCATCAGGCTCAATACTGCGATTCGCCAAACAAATCAAAGCTCGCACACTCATCTTGCACGGCAATAAAGACGGACTGATCGCCCCAAGTCATGGCAAATTTTTAGCCAAAGTCATTCCAGACGCCACTTTTCGGCTCATTGATGGCATGGGGCATGACCTTCCGCCTTATTATTATTCACATTTGGTGAGCGTGATCGGCGACTTTTGCCGCCAAAGCCATCATGATTGA
- a CDS encoding rubredoxin, which yields MKKYQCIVCGWIYDEALGCPEEGLAPGTRWEDIPDDWTCPECGVTKEDFEMVEI from the coding sequence ATGAAAAAATATCAATGCATCGTCTGCGGCTGGATTTATGATGAAGCGCTGGGCTGTCCTGAAGAAGGGCTTGCTCCCGGCACTCGCTGGGAAGACATTCCAGACGACTGGACTTGCCCTGAATGCGGCGTCACCAAAGAAGACTTTGAGATGGTAGAAATCTGA
- the rpsT gene encoding 30S ribosomal protein S20 — translation MANSAQARKRARQNTKRRQHLASQRSMVRTFIKRVNAAIEAKSYELATEAYKKAVPVIDRMADKGVIHKNKAARHKSRLNTAIKALKDA, via the coding sequence ATGGCAAACTCAGCACAAGCTCGCAAACGCGCTCGTCAAAACACCAAGCGTCGTCAACATCTGGCGTCACAACGCTCTATGGTGCGTACTTTCATCAAGCGTGTCAATGCAGCCATTGAAGCAAAATCATACGAATTGGCTACCGAAGCTTACAAAAAAGCCGTTCCAGTCATCGACCGCATGGCTGACAAAGGCGTCATTCACAAAAATAAAGCCGCTCGTCATAAGAGCCGCCTAAACACTGCCATCAAGGCACTTAAAGACGCTTAA